One Elusimicrobiota bacterium DNA window includes the following coding sequences:
- a CDS encoding site-2 protease family protein → MDLLIQLPVLLFSIIIHEYAHGWVAEKYGDDTARVMGRLTFNPIPHIDLVGTILLPALALLTGAPVFGWAKPVPVNPNRLKTPLKDMVWISFAGPIANFIFALVASLGLWFIKTYHFFGNELTITFFELFRLILVINIILAIFNLIPIPPLDGSKVLLGLLPARLAYEYAKIEPFGFIIILVLLASGLFWMILGPIIGFLIRLLTGGTGIF, encoded by the coding sequence ATGGATCTATTAATTCAGTTACCGGTACTTTTATTTTCAATTATTATTCACGAATATGCTCACGGCTGGGTAGCTGAGAAATATGGCGATGATACTGCGCGGGTTATGGGAAGATTGACATTTAATCCGATTCCGCACATTGATTTAGTCGGAACTATACTTCTGCCTGCCTTGGCGCTTCTTACCGGGGCTCCCGTTTTTGGCTGGGCTAAACCCGTACCCGTAAATCCCAATAGACTCAAAACTCCCTTAAAAGACATGGTATGGATTTCTTTTGCAGGCCCTATTGCTAATTTTATTTTTGCTTTAGTAGCGTCTTTAGGACTGTGGTTTATAAAAACTTATCATTTTTTTGGCAATGAATTAACTATCACATTTTTTGAACTTTTCAGGCTGATATTGGTTATCAATATAATTTTGGCAATATTTAATCTTATTCCGATCCCTCCTTTAGACGGAAGTAAGGTTTTACTGGGGCTTCTTCCTGCAAGACTTGCATATGAATATGCTAAAATTGAACCGTTTGGTTTTATCATAATTTTAGTCCTGCTTGCTTCCGGCTTATTTTGGATGATTTTGGGGCCGATTATCGGGTTTTTGATTCGGCTATTGACCGGCGGGACAGGGATTTTTTGA
- a CDS encoding segregation/condensation protein A: MNEIQYDVHLEIFEGPFDLLLYLIKKNDLEISEIPIAKITEEYLNYLEAMKTLNLEVAGEFLVMASTLMQIKARMLLPSAELEEVEGPLGELKARLLEYQKFKEAAKFLSFKENEYSQIYYRPAPVFEKDDFVLEVSLFDLVGSFREVLKELPENIKEIVYKEIPIEEKIREILDLFEGKKFLSVKQIFKTQSSRQALIVSFLAILELIRLKQIIAKQSKLFDEIRIYRVTEMAVENTKEDLSQGKTITKSDE, from the coding sequence ATGAACGAAATACAATACGATGTTCATTTAGAAATATTTGAGGGCCCATTTGACCTGCTATTGTACTTGATCAAAAAAAATGATCTTGAGATATCTGAAATTCCTATTGCTAAAATTACCGAAGAATACTTAAATTATCTTGAAGCGATGAAAACATTGAACCTTGAAGTTGCAGGAGAGTTTCTGGTTATGGCTTCTACGCTGATGCAGATCAAGGCAAGAATGCTTCTTCCTTCGGCCGAACTGGAGGAAGTTGAAGGCCCGCTGGGCGAACTAAAGGCAAGGCTTTTAGAATATCAGAAGTTTAAAGAAGCGGCTAAGTTTTTATCTTTCAAAGAAAATGAGTATTCTCAAATTTACTACAGGCCGGCCCCTGTCTTTGAAAAAGATGATTTTGTCCTGGAAGTATCTTTATTTGATTTGGTGGGAAGTTTCAGAGAGGTTTTAAAAGAACTTCCCGAAAATATTAAAGAAATTGTTTACAAGGAAATCCCGATAGAAGAAAAAATAAGGGAAATTCTTGACCTTTTTGAAGGTAAAAAATTTCTTTCAGTTAAACAAATCTTCAAAACTCAAAGCTCAAGGCAGGCTTTAATAGTAAGTTTTCTTGCGATATTGGAGCTTATTCGGCTCAAACAGATTATTGCAAAGCAGTCTAAACTTTTTGATGAAATAAGAATCTACCGCGTAACTGAAATGGCGGTTGAAAATACAAAAGAAGATTTATCGCAAGGTAAAACCATAACAAAAAGCGACGAATAA
- the scpB gene encoding SMC-Scp complex subunit ScpB, with the protein MENNEIKKIIEVLLFASDQPISASTFKNVLGDLIKDFDIKGIIKEIEEEYKAKNSPFEIRYIAGGWQFSTKKEFGPWIKKLFKARTTLRLSNSALETLSIIAYKQPITRSDIEEIRGVESSGVLDTLLERKLIRIVGRKEVLGRPLLYGTTQEFLRHFGLSHLSELPSLEEFIKQESEESRESENQSAQELPFENTSEEAEHKEETKTPVSSNDLAEELVKEKDDSVLN; encoded by the coding sequence ATGGAAAATAATGAAATCAAAAAAATCATAGAAGTTTTGCTTTTTGCTTCTGACCAGCCGATTAGCGCAAGCACATTTAAAAACGTTTTAGGAGATCTTATTAAAGATTTTGATATTAAGGGGATTATAAAGGAAATAGAAGAAGAATATAAAGCAAAAAACAGCCCTTTTGAGATACGTTATATTGCGGGAGGCTGGCAGTTTTCAACTAAAAAAGAGTTCGGCCCCTGGATAAAAAAATTATTCAAAGCCCGTACAACTTTACGGCTTTCAAACTCTGCCCTTGAAACACTTTCTATAATAGCGTATAAACAGCCCATTACCCGTTCTGATATAGAAGAAATAAGAGGCGTGGAATCATCCGGGGTATTAGATACCTTGCTGGAAAGAAAACTTATCAGAATTGTCGGACGCAAAGAAGTGCTGGGAAGGCCTCTGCTATACGGGACTACACAGGAATTCTTGCGGCACTTCGGCTTAAGTCATTTAAGCGAACTGCCTTCCTTGGAAGAGTTCATCAAGCAGGAAAGCGAAGAATCCCGGGAATCAGAAAATCAGAGTGCTCAGGAACTTCCTTTTGAAAATACTTCTGAAGAAGCTGAACATAAAGAAGAAACTAAAACTCCCGTTTCTTCAAATGATTTGGCGGAGGAATTAGTAAAAGAAAAAGACGATTCTGTTTTGAATTAA
- a CDS encoding TIM barrel protein, with protein MKNLLSLSTAYLIKKSKSWQNLIREAKLLNFQNIELSVEIPELWMKEIELSVSNNEIGISSLHNYCPALIGLPKNRTIYSGYLLTSDDENERKLALEYTLKTIEWAQRLNAKAVVIHAGEIETNPSGKEFFKYIKQLGYKEKQDSRYFEPIQISRKINSAKYLDRLMKGLDKILSFAQDKNIEIGLENRFYFNEIPNIEETAKIFETFPDAPLGYWHDTGHAEVFVRIGLVKNHLEYIKPFSEKLIGVHLHDIKGLEDHYAPGSGDFDFSILKPYLAEKVLRVIEAHTHSSSDEVKRSIIYLENAGLLS; from the coding sequence ATGAAAAATCTTCTTTCTCTTTCAACAGCTTATTTAATTAAAAAGTCTAAATCTTGGCAAAATTTGATTAGGGAGGCTAAGCTTCTAAATTTCCAAAACATTGAACTCAGTGTTGAAATACCCGAGTTATGGATGAAAGAAATTGAACTTAGTGTTTCAAACAACGAGATAGGCATTTCAAGTCTTCACAATTATTGTCCCGCGCTTATCGGACTGCCAAAGAACAGAACTATATATTCGGGATATCTTTTGACTTCTGATGATGAAAATGAAAGAAAACTGGCTCTTGAATATACTCTCAAAACAATTGAATGGGCTCAGAGATTAAATGCAAAAGCGGTTGTAATACATGCGGGAGAAATTGAAACTAATCCTTCAGGAAAAGAATTCTTCAAATATATAAAACAATTAGGATATAAGGAAAAACAAGATAGCCGTTATTTTGAGCCAATACAAATTAGCAGGAAAATTAATTCTGCTAAATATTTAGACAGACTGATGAAAGGGCTGGATAAAATACTATCTTTTGCTCAAGATAAAAATATAGAAATAGGCCTTGAAAATAGATTTTATTTTAACGAAATACCTAATATTGAAGAAACAGCAAAAATTTTTGAGACTTTTCCTGATGCGCCGCTGGGTTACTGGCATGATACCGGGCATGCGGAAGTTTTTGTAAGAATTGGGCTGGTTAAAAACCATCTGGAATATATTAAACCGTTCAGTGAAAAGCTAATCGGCGTTCATTTGCATGATATTAAGGGTTTAGAAGACCATTATGCTCCGGGTAGCGGGGATTTTGATTTTTCAATCTTAAAGCCTTATTTGGCCGAGAAGGTTTTAAGAGTAATTGAGGCCCATACGCATTCAAGTTCAGACGAAGTAAAGAGAAGTATAATTTACTTGGAAAATGCCGGGTTGTTGTCATAA
- a CDS encoding protein kinase — protein MSTVNNNKQLFINDQYLTIKKIGQGGFGTVWKAYDFSLRNFVTIKELLKDFTEPKYIEMFYKEALIAKNIIHDNIVRVQHFWKGTNDSYYIVMDYVSGDDLENILSKCKEINIRLPWEIAVHITGNILKAIDFANRGAKDPITGRPFGIVYRDLSPGNVLISFEGNIKLSDFGIAKTADDISCRIKRRIVTGKYAYMSPEQIECDPEIDHRSDIFSVGIVLYEMLSGKPLFKGTNEEIKAQVLETKFDSKLLNNLNLSDDLVEIVGKALEKKKGNRYEKALEMFRDMRRLSKLKETEELTLELSSFLTKIMPERYNSEKESIKFVKQLNIQDIKSDINIEKFFCKDFIMGELHREEQEDFEKIKEISESEDKEINLSYEPEFETKAEEKGKTVFEEVGDWFINKFITYKKMIIRGIIAFFVALIIFGVADTFFQITTFGKYVFSYLYPPDIIITTVPSGAKVSMRTREGKIIVSDQDSTLPVKLRKILPRTYIITAEKKGFKPTERVIKIEEPTKSAKKKKLQKIEMFFDFMLRVRSDIEGADIFIDGNKVGVSTWTGTITSGEHTVKLTAPGFEDLGSVAKETKEGQCSIDFTKAALPEIFANADPKFWKYEMTSIGEDTVFVLSGSMVKKVTINTVPQRMILHIKNESKDRGKTPIVVALKSGEYLLRFMDPEGKYAEATATLLVGKGSSESMRIFLRRWVTVKIKTKGLSNEPFATNVIIKGSKVDIKGEVSTTKPFRIALYPGTYKFLFEGNAEYDSFETKEIDINDESTIVAEMQYKKVMVRIVVKDSDARDPIPDASIWTKDKLLGQTDKDGVWEGLVEYGMSTLGIVATNYLGTTIVEEIKPNEKKVIEVYLVPDTKIPVSAIPEPNKIAELKNSLEEVSATVGNAVGATVGITTGKNVPEAISKNVVTGVSKSTETAKSGQKEITIYCSNCGTSYNITPGKKLRFCTNCGKPLRY, from the coding sequence ATGTCAACAGTAAATAATAACAAACAATTGTTTATTAACGATCAATATCTAACCATAAAAAAGATCGGGCAGGGCGGTTTTGGCACTGTCTGGAAAGCTTACGATTTTTCATTGCGAAATTTCGTCACCATTAAAGAACTTTTAAAAGATTTTACTGAACCCAAATATATTGAGATGTTTTATAAAGAAGCGCTAATAGCTAAAAATATTATTCATGATAACATTGTCAGGGTTCAGCATTTCTGGAAGGGAACAAACGATTCATATTATATCGTTATGGATTATGTAAGCGGAGACGATCTGGAAAATATCCTTAGCAAATGCAAGGAAATTAATATAAGGCTTCCATGGGAAATCGCAGTTCATATAACCGGAAATATTTTAAAAGCCATAGATTTTGCAAATCGCGGGGCAAAGGATCCTATTACGGGAAGGCCTTTCGGAATCGTATACAGGGATCTTTCTCCGGGAAATGTGCTTATTTCATTTGAAGGCAACATTAAACTAAGCGATTTCGGAATTGCAAAGACTGCGGATGACATAAGCTGCAGGATTAAACGAAGAATAGTTACGGGAAAATATGCCTATATGTCGCCGGAACAGATAGAGTGCGACCCTGAAATAGATCATCGTTCAGACATTTTTTCCGTAGGTATAGTCTTGTATGAAATGCTTTCAGGAAAACCGTTATTTAAAGGCACAAATGAAGAAATAAAAGCCCAGGTTCTTGAAACTAAATTTGATTCTAAATTGTTAAATAATTTGAATTTGTCCGACGATCTTGTTGAAATTGTTGGGAAAGCCCTTGAAAAAAAGAAGGGAAACAGGTATGAAAAAGCCCTGGAAATGTTCAGGGACATGAGAAGGCTATCAAAACTTAAAGAAACAGAAGAATTAACTCTGGAATTATCAAGTTTTCTAACTAAAATAATGCCTGAACGTTATAACTCTGAGAAAGAATCAATCAAATTTGTGAAACAGCTCAATATTCAGGATATCAAAAGCGATATTAACATTGAAAAATTCTTCTGCAAAGATTTTATTATGGGGGAACTTCACAGGGAAGAACAAGAGGATTTTGAAAAAATAAAAGAAATTTCAGAATCAGAAGACAAAGAAATTAATCTGAGTTATGAGCCGGAATTTGAAACAAAGGCTGAAGAGAAAGGAAAAACAGTTTTTGAGGAAGTGGGGGATTGGTTCATAAACAAATTCATAACCTACAAAAAAATGATTATACGCGGTATAATCGCATTTTTTGTAGCTTTAATAATTTTTGGCGTAGCAGATACTTTCTTTCAAATCACAACTTTTGGAAAATATGTTTTTTCATACCTTTATCCTCCCGATATAATAATAACCACGGTACCCAGCGGGGCAAAAGTAAGCATGAGAACCCGCGAGGGCAAAATTATAGTGTCAGATCAGGATTCAACGCTTCCGGTAAAATTGAGAAAGATATTGCCGCGCACATACATAATCACTGCAGAGAAAAAAGGCTTTAAACCGACCGAAAGAGTAATAAAGATTGAAGAGCCGACAAAGAGCGCAAAGAAGAAAAAACTTCAAAAAATTGAAATGTTTTTTGATTTTATGCTTCGTGTGCGTTCGGATATTGAAGGCGCCGATATATTTATCGACGGGAATAAGGTAGGCGTTTCAACATGGACAGGGACTATTACATCAGGGGAACATACAGTAAAACTAACTGCTCCGGGTTTTGAAGATCTGGGCTCTGTGGCTAAAGAAACAAAAGAAGGGCAGTGCAGTATAGATTTTACAAAAGCAGCACTTCCGGAAATTTTTGCAAATGCGGATCCAAAATTTTGGAAATATGAAATGACGTCTATTGGCGAAGATACTGTTTTTGTGCTTTCCGGCAGCATGGTAAAAAAAGTTACAATTAATACTGTTCCACAAAGGATGATTCTGCACATAAAAAATGAAAGTAAAGATAGAGGAAAAACGCCAATAGTTGTCGCTTTAAAATCAGGCGAATACTTGCTGCGTTTTATGGATCCGGAAGGAAAATATGCTGAAGCCACGGCAACGCTTTTAGTCGGAAAAGGAAGTTCCGAAAGCATGAGGATTTTTTTAAGGAGATGGGTCACTGTTAAAATTAAAACCAAAGGACTCTCAAATGAACCTTTTGCTACAAATGTTATTATCAAGGGTTCTAAAGTGGATATAAAGGGCGAAGTTTCCACAACAAAACCTTTCAGAATTGCTCTTTATCCCGGCACATATAAGTTTCTTTTCGAAGGAAATGCGGAATATGATTCATTTGAAACCAAAGAAATTGATATTAATGATGAAAGCACAATAGTTGCCGAGATGCAATATAAAAAAGTGATGGTAAGGATTGTCGTTAAAGACAGTGATGCCAGAGATCCTATACCTGATGCATCTATTTGGACAAAAGATAAACTTCTGGGACAAACGGACAAAGATGGGGTCTGGGAAGGCCTTGTAGAATACGGGATGAGCACTCTTGGAATTGTTGCTACAAATTATCTCGGAACAACAATAGTTGAAGAAATAAAGCCGAACGAGAAAAAAGTAATTGAAGTTTATCTGGTTCCGGATACAAAAATACCTGTTAGTGCAATACCAGAACCGAATAAGATCGCAGAGCTGAAAAATTCTCTAGAAGAAGTAAGCGCTACAGTCGGCAATGCGGTTGGCGCAACGGTAGGCATAACTACCGGAAAAAATGTTCCGGAAGCTATAAGCAAAAATGTCGTTACCGGCGTTTCAAAAAGCACTGAAACGGCAAAATCCGGCCAAAAAGAAATTACTATTTATTGTTCTAATTGCGGCACATCCTATAATATTACACCCGGTAAGAAATTAAGGTTTTGCACAAATTGCGGAAAACCTTTACGATACTAA
- a CDS encoding FHA domain-containing protein — MPRLLIKKRAEITAEYKINNLRIINIGSIRANDVFLPDKNISENHCTITKVSDTYEIKDNNTLTGTTLNKKSITISELKYNDEIGIGNYTIIFLKDALNIMREIEEEDYSLDESKGKNYFLLCIYGRFEGKKYHIKNSGTFIGREKISPKGIENDVILAGDMTVSKGHAKIVLRENLYFLKDIGSTGGVAINGKKVGQLNEIQIRNGDEIAIGRTIFRFAEDGNDDYSLPKNHEIFLLKARGPFIRFIVVSSLIISFMLGYSGIVGIKISQSTVRKISFDLETAWNPSGNPLRNLPKEYDISGSMAIGDLNSDGTNDIVFLSPSGFLYAWDGKKGNQIFKPVEIYNSGKSSPVLYDMNNDGILDIVVVSDTSLLYLIDGKSGGIIRKEVLGGAISELSPAIADLDGDGKQDVVVCAEDGMVHFIYDPGFDADFQKYTEFVEGPIYASPVILSTDKISPLVVVCCYNSKVFFFDGKNRSKKTVDIVEKTGKVHLLSSPPAVGDLNGDEIPEVVVLSNTPQYVSAIDITSFGVNWTYFVEPVPPSGIKHNSPPVIADINGNGTSYVVFVSPNGYLYALKGKTGYPAGELLYKTKIPDGGRLIGGLSLYDFYKNGSVGVAFGTEEGDVVIARSQPHARDWEIATAIKISNDPITSTLMIGDINGDSKIEILCSNFANSIQMLKSNLRTFKNKLIWPVYLGGPLRTGSSDLRENKTPYIIKLCLGVLIFLALMILYFIHRNKQYSKRYRTFYL, encoded by the coding sequence ATGCCGCGTCTTTTGATTAAGAAAAGAGCAGAAATTACAGCTGAATATAAGATTAATAATCTTAGAATAATAAATATCGGCAGTATAAGAGCCAACGATGTGTTCCTGCCTGACAAAAACATTTCTGAAAATCACTGCACTATAACCAAAGTCAGTGATACCTATGAAATAAAAGATAATAACACGCTTACCGGGACAACTTTGAATAAAAAATCTATTACGATATCGGAATTAAAATACAATGACGAAATAGGAATAGGGAATTATACGATTATATTTCTTAAAGATGCGCTAAACATAATGCGTGAAATAGAAGAAGAAGATTATTCATTAGATGAGTCAAAAGGGAAAAATTATTTTCTTTTGTGTATATACGGAAGATTTGAAGGGAAAAAATATCATATAAAAAATTCCGGTACATTCATAGGGCGCGAAAAAATCTCCCCGAAGGGTATTGAAAATGATGTAATTCTGGCCGGTGACATGACCGTTTCTAAAGGTCATGCAAAAATTGTGCTCAGAGAAAATTTATATTTTTTGAAAGATATTGGAAGCACTGGCGGAGTGGCGATAAATGGTAAAAAAGTAGGACAACTTAATGAAATTCAAATTAGAAATGGGGATGAGATTGCTATTGGCAGGACGATATTCAGATTTGCTGAAGACGGGAATGATGATTATTCGCTTCCGAAAAATCATGAAATATTCCTTTTAAAAGCCAGAGGGCCGTTCATAAGGTTTATAGTAGTCAGCTCGCTTATTATCTCATTTATGTTGGGATATTCGGGCATAGTAGGAATAAAAATTAGCCAGTCAACTGTTAGAAAAATATCTTTTGATCTTGAAACTGCTTGGAATCCTTCAGGAAATCCTTTGCGGAATTTGCCGAAAGAATATGATATTTCAGGTTCAATGGCTATAGGAGACTTAAATAGCGATGGTACAAATGATATCGTGTTTTTGAGTCCTTCGGGATTTCTTTATGCCTGGGACGGGAAAAAAGGCAATCAAATATTTAAGCCGGTTGAAATATACAATTCAGGCAAGTCGTCTCCGGTTCTTTATGATATGAATAATGACGGAATTTTAGATATCGTAGTTGTTTCGGATACTTCCCTTTTGTATTTAATTGACGGTAAAAGCGGAGGAATTATCAGGAAAGAAGTTTTAGGGGGAGCAATTTCTGAATTATCTCCGGCAATTGCCGACCTAGACGGGGATGGAAAACAAGATGTTGTTGTTTGTGCTGAAGACGGTATGGTTCATTTCATATATGACCCTGGTTTTGATGCGGATTTCCAAAAATATACTGAATTCGTTGAAGGCCCGATTTATGCTTCTCCTGTTATTCTTTCTACAGATAAAATATCTCCGCTGGTTGTTGTTTGCTGTTATAACAGCAAAGTTTTTTTCTTTGACGGAAAAAATAGATCAAAAAAAACAGTAGATATTGTAGAAAAAACCGGCAAAGTTCATTTATTGTCTTCCCCGCCGGCTGTGGGTGATTTAAACGGAGATGAAATTCCCGAAGTTGTAGTTCTGTCAAATACGCCTCAATATGTATCGGCAATAGATATAACCAGTTTTGGAGTTAACTGGACATATTTTGTTGAGCCGGTACCTCCCTCGGGAATTAAACATAATTCTCCTCCGGTAATAGCAGATATTAACGGTAACGGAACTAGCTATGTTGTGTTTGTTTCTCCTAACGGTTATTTATATGCTCTTAAAGGAAAAACAGGTTATCCTGCCGGAGAACTGCTGTACAAAACAAAAATTCCAGACGGAGGAAGACTTATCGGAGGATTGTCGTTATATGATTTTTATAAAAATGGTTCGGTTGGTGTGGCTTTTGGCACTGAAGAAGGTGATGTGGTTATAGCCCGAAGCCAGCCTCATGCAAGGGATTGGGAAATTGCGACGGCAATAAAGATCAGCAATGATCCTATAACTTCTACTCTAATGATTGGCGATATTAACGGAGACAGCAAGATAGAAATTCTTTGCAGTAATTTCGCTAATTCAATTCAGATGCTTAAAAGCAATTTAAGAACATTTAAAAATAAGTTAATATGGCCGGTATATTTGGGAGGGCCCTTAAGAACAGGTTCTTCGGATTTAAGAGAAAATAAAACACCTTATATAATTAAATTATGTTTAGGTGTTTTAATTTTTCTTGCTTTAATGATTCTATATTTTATTCATAGGAATAAACAATATTCTAAAAGGTATAGGACTTTTTATTTGTGA
- a CDS encoding protein phosphatase 2C domain-containing protein has translation MKIEHYEKTDVGRLRSDNQDSLGVFESENLFVVCDGMGGGAAGDFASQLAVEIVIKSFKLLDVNDIKGILGKSIQSDSPEALKPMAAIRLANRALKNYSDKFPRLSGMGTTVSSILFDNKKDVVHIYNVGDSRVYRIRSGRIELLTKDHTKVNELVESGKMSQQEVKNAEIQSMLTRALGTQSTVKIDYRQEKIKPNDCYLLCSDGLNGELEDFTIRDIVSINKDNAESVVNELIHAANNSGGKDNVTVVFVKTDFETASKENLGTEKLAKIVTINEEAQAESISEDKVLKKILPKISVKVPELAKEKNILKSPVYIGTIIAVLLLSFTAFLINSNKSVYNKALMDLTGKVSGVSMEIRSPSKAQLDLFQKSNDNVYKLQLIQDWLKNKGANTIPLGDVYVSVKGKDGAEEFNGISGINPLEIDLPKGNHKIIVKYPGYKIISEKMELKDSIDVSLEYGDSLKPLILFIVPEKIHRRKT, from the coding sequence GTGAAAATTGAACATTATGAAAAAACCGACGTAGGAAGATTAAGATCCGATAACCAAGACAGTCTTGGTGTATTTGAATCTGAAAATCTTTTTGTCGTGTGTGACGGTATGGGCGGAGGCGCGGCAGGGGATTTTGCCAGCCAGCTAGCCGTAGAAATAGTAATCAAGTCGTTCAAACTGTTGGATGTTAATGATATAAAGGGTATTTTAGGCAAAAGCATACAATCTGATTCTCCTGAAGCGTTGAAGCCGATGGCAGCTATCAGGCTTGCCAACCGGGCTTTAAAAAATTATTCGGATAAATTTCCCAGACTTTCAGGAATGGGAACAACAGTATCTTCAATATTATTTGATAATAAAAAAGATGTCGTTCATATCTACAATGTCGGAGACAGCAGAGTTTATAGAATAAGAAGCGGAAGAATAGAGCTGCTGACAAAAGACCATACAAAAGTCAACGAACTAGTTGAATCGGGCAAAATGAGCCAACAGGAAGTAAAAAATGCTGAAATACAAAGCATGCTTACCCGTGCTCTTGGAACTCAAAGTACGGTTAAGATTGACTACAGACAGGAAAAAATTAAACCCAATGACTGTTATCTACTTTGCAGTGACGGCCTTAACGGCGAACTTGAGGATTTTACAATACGTGATATAGTTTCAATTAACAAAGACAATGCCGAAAGTGTGGTAAACGAATTAATTCACGCTGCGAATAATTCCGGAGGAAAAGATAATGTTACGGTTGTTTTTGTTAAGACGGATTTTGAAACTGCTTCAAAAGAGAATCTTGGAACTGAAAAATTGGCAAAAATTGTTACGATAAATGAAGAAGCTCAGGCTGAATCCATTTCAGAAGACAAGGTATTGAAGAAAATTCTGCCAAAAATCAGTGTTAAAGTACCTGAACTGGCAAAAGAAAAAAATATTTTAAAAAGCCCTGTATATATAGGAACCATTATTGCTGTTCTTCTATTAAGTTTTACAGCCTTTTTAATAAATTCTAATAAAAGTGTTTATAATAAAGCGCTGATGGATTTAACTGGAAAAGTATCCGGTGTAAGCATGGAAATAAGAAGCCCTTCAAAAGCACAGCTGGACCTTTTCCAGAAATCAAATGATAATGTCTATAAGCTTCAGCTTATTCAGGACTGGCTAAAGAACAAGGGGGCAAATACTATTCCTTTAGGGGACGTTTATGTTTCTGTCAAAGGAAAAGACGGGGCGGAAGAATTTAACGGAATTTCGGGAATAAATCCCCTGGAAATAGATCTTCCCAAAGGAAATCACAAGATTATCGTTAAATATCCGGGATATAAGATTATTTCCGAGAAAATGGAACTTAAGGACAGTATAGATGTTTCTCTTGAATACGGAGATTCTTTGAAA